In Chitinophaga sp. HK235, a single window of DNA contains:
- a CDS encoding YncE family protein, whose translation MKKLLFPVLLFGTLMANAQSPKWHVAATYPVKGDGKWDYIAINPVTQQLYTAHGTEVNIIDKTNGTEAGTIPHTEGVHGIAFAPRFGKGFTSNGKSNTVTVFDIQTHQVQAEIATGGNPDAILFEPFSDKVITCNGAGKDLSVINPGTNKVVATIPLKARPETAVSDGAGHLYVNLEDKSSIAVISMSTFKVEKEWPLGKGEAPTGLAIDTVTHRLFAGCDNKLLVVMNAVNGQVVTTLPIGDGCDGVAFDPAGKIIFTSNGEGTLSVFREDSADKYTSLGTVPTAKGARTLVYDPLTQDVFLPVADRHSGPDGKPAIAPGTFRVLAVRK comes from the coding sequence ATGAAAAAACTATTGTTCCCGGTGTTATTGTTTGGTACGCTGATGGCAAACGCACAATCGCCGAAATGGCATGTGGCAGCTACTTATCCTGTAAAAGGTGATGGTAAATGGGATTACATCGCTATCAACCCTGTTACTCAACAACTGTATACTGCGCACGGTACAGAAGTAAACATTATTGACAAAACCAACGGTACGGAAGCTGGTACGATCCCTCATACGGAGGGTGTACACGGTATTGCTTTCGCGCCCCGCTTCGGCAAAGGTTTTACGAGCAATGGCAAATCCAATACTGTCACGGTGTTTGATATCCAAACTCATCAGGTACAGGCAGAAATTGCTACCGGCGGTAATCCGGATGCCATTTTATTTGAGCCGTTCTCCGACAAAGTGATTACCTGCAATGGTGCCGGCAAGGATCTTTCTGTAATCAATCCGGGCACTAATAAGGTGGTGGCTACTATCCCGCTGAAGGCGCGGCCTGAGACAGCTGTTTCCGACGGAGCCGGACACCTGTATGTAAATCTTGAAGACAAAAGCAGTATCGCCGTGATCAGTATGTCCACTTTCAAAGTGGAAAAGGAATGGCCGCTGGGCAAAGGAGAAGCGCCAACCGGGCTGGCCATCGATACCGTAACCCACCGGCTGTTTGCAGGTTGCGACAACAAGTTGCTGGTAGTGATGAATGCTGTCAACGGTCAGGTAGTGACTACTCTGCCTATTGGCGACGGCTGTGACGGTGTGGCTTTTGATCCTGCCGGTAAAATCATCTTTACGTCCAACGGAGAAGGGACCCTGTCTGTATTCCGGGAAGACAGTGCAGACAAATACACGTCCCTGGGTACCGTGCCTACCGCCAAAGGCGCCAGGACGCTGGTATATGATCCGCTTACACAGGATGTGTTTCTTCCGGTTGCCGACCGTCATAGCGGGCCCGACGGCAAACCCGCGATAGCACCGGGAACTTTCCGTGTGCTGGCAGTTCGTAAATAG
- a CDS encoding ATP-binding protein → MTDEPQNSFTILLVDDKMENLISLQHMLEEDNRVFLQATSGNEALKMVLKNNHIGLILLDVQMPEMDGFEVARLLQLNPKTRDISIIFVTAINKEEQNVIRGFSAGAVDYLYKPLNVNVTRAKVNVFEKLYFSQQDLKQLIAEKEKINKQLERFMYIVAHDLKSPLAGAISLLSIMSEDENVQASPELKDYMDTVMGAARHLSAMITSILDYARRSDTESMEETVDVQLLITDVTRLLFPPAHIQIITRGTLPTVAANRLKLQQVFQNLISNAIKYNDKTTGLITVGAAEKEEFYEFYVKDNGPGMEKRDTDRVFRLFERLDYNREEEGTGIGLNIFKMLVEEQGGKVWVESEPGLGSTFYFQWRRK, encoded by the coding sequence ATGACCGATGAACCTCAAAATAGCTTTACCATTCTCCTGGTAGATGATAAAATGGAGAATCTGATTTCCCTGCAACATATGCTGGAAGAAGATAACCGTGTTTTTCTACAGGCCACATCCGGCAATGAAGCGCTGAAGATGGTACTGAAGAACAACCATATCGGCCTGATACTGCTCGATGTACAAATGCCGGAAATGGATGGCTTTGAAGTGGCCAGGCTCCTGCAGCTGAATCCTAAAACCCGCGATATCTCCATCATCTTCGTAACGGCTATCAACAAGGAAGAACAAAACGTGATACGGGGCTTCTCCGCCGGCGCAGTGGATTATCTCTACAAACCACTCAATGTAAATGTTACCAGAGCTAAGGTGAACGTATTCGAAAAACTGTATTTCTCCCAGCAGGACCTGAAACAGCTCATCGCTGAAAAAGAAAAAATCAACAAACAGCTGGAACGTTTTATGTACATCGTGGCACATGATCTGAAATCACCGCTGGCCGGGGCTATCAGCCTGCTCTCCATTATGAGTGAAGATGAAAACGTACAGGCGTCACCGGAGTTAAAAGACTATATGGATACCGTTATGGGTGCAGCCCGGCACCTCTCTGCCATGATCACTTCCATACTGGACTATGCCCGCCGGAGTGATACGGAAAGTATGGAGGAAACAGTGGATGTACAGCTGCTCATAACGGATGTTACCCGGTTGTTGTTCCCGCCTGCCCATATACAGATCATTACCCGGGGCACCTTGCCTACAGTGGCTGCCAACCGGCTCAAACTACAGCAGGTATTCCAGAACCTGATCTCCAATGCGATCAAATACAATGATAAAACAACGGGACTGATCACGGTGGGTGCTGCTGAAAAAGAGGAGTTCTACGAATTTTATGTGAAAGATAACGGGCCAGGTATGGAAAAAAGAGATACGGACCGGGTATTTCGCCTCTTTGAGCGATTGGATTATAACAGGGAGGAAGAGGGTACCGGTATCGGCCTCAATATCTTTAAGATGCTGGTGGAAGAACAGGGTGGTAAAGTATGGGTAGAATCTGAGCCCGGCTTAGGCAGCACTTTTTATTTTCAGTGGCGTAGAAAATAA
- a CDS encoding alpha/beta hydrolase → MEIKILTAPGLGSSGPFHWQTLWEQSIPGIRRIEQQSWDAPVCADWVAAIENAVAAAGPQVVIAAHSLACMAIAHWAQQTRLSVTGVLLVAPADAEDPNFPIEAKGFSPIPLTTFPFRSIVVASTNDEYCSITRAAFLASQWGSRFVNTGAKGHINANSNLGAWLDGQNLLKELIQNQPTL, encoded by the coding sequence ATGGAGATTAAAATTTTGACCGCTCCGGGACTAGGCAGTTCAGGTCCTTTTCATTGGCAAACCCTGTGGGAACAGTCGATACCCGGTATCCGGCGGATTGAACAACAATCCTGGGATGCGCCGGTATGTGCTGACTGGGTGGCAGCCATAGAAAACGCGGTGGCCGCGGCAGGACCGCAGGTAGTGATCGCCGCGCACAGCCTGGCCTGTATGGCAATAGCCCACTGGGCACAACAGACCCGACTATCTGTCACCGGTGTCCTGCTGGTAGCTCCAGCGGATGCTGAGGACCCCAATTTTCCCATAGAAGCGAAGGGTTTCTCCCCCATTCCTCTTACAACCTTTCCTTTCCGGAGTATTGTAGTGGCCAGCACCAATGATGAATACTGCAGTATTACCAGAGCGGCCTTTCTGGCATCGCAGTGGGGCAGCCGCTTTGTGAACACCGGTGCCAAAGGCCATATCAATGCTAACTCAAATCTGGGCGCATGGCTCGATGGGCAGAACTTACTGAAAGAGCTGATACAGAATCAGCCAACCCTTTAA
- a CDS encoding alkaline phosphatase produces the protein MKKAILLCSVWLSVNTYAQTKNYTVANAHSHNDYERSTPFYQAAALHFGYIEADIHLKDGELYVAHDSKDIQPLRTFRELYLQPVLRQFALNNGKAYTDGSPLRLLVDIKTDGIPTLKALQSLLLPYRQYFDPAVNANAVQVILSGNIPPVAAWSDFDKLFFFDGRPDSIYPAAVKSRVALVSTDFHQYSKWNGKGTFVPAELEKITGVISKVHQQGFPFRFWGAPSSKSCYYKLMDLGADVIGTDYPEELYDVLKNTARTTAGNMPNHNVYTPTYAADATRIRSKNVILFIGDGTGLAEMYAGYTANKGALNLFQMRQLGLSKTASTDNYHTDSAAGATALSTGSKTNNRAIGMDNTYHAIPVLPEILAPKGIQSGVIVTEEITGATPAGFYGHTPDRDNTQTLYQQLISSKLQLAVGGGKEELVRELGTNYQQTLSQAGIRFQEDFNSWNPAIQGRTLVILSDKTVTSMRDGRGNYLKEALKKALQQLDASGKGFFLMVEGSRIDHGGHANDLDYLVREMLDFDDTIGEALRFADKDKQTTIIVTADHETGGLALMDGNISNGTLRGHFATNDHTGIPVMVFSYGPNSQLFGGVYENKEIFHKIVECYRNR, from the coding sequence TTGAAAAAAGCGATTCTTCTCTGCAGCGTATGGCTGTCGGTTAACACCTACGCACAAACGAAAAATTACACCGTTGCCAACGCCCATTCCCACAACGACTACGAGCGCAGCACGCCTTTCTATCAGGCTGCAGCCCTGCACTTTGGCTACATAGAGGCAGATATCCACCTGAAAGATGGAGAGCTGTACGTGGCCCACGACAGTAAAGATATCCAGCCCTTACGTACTTTCAGGGAACTATATCTGCAGCCGGTGCTCCGGCAGTTTGCCCTGAATAACGGTAAAGCCTATACTGACGGATCGCCGCTCCGGCTGCTGGTAGACATTAAAACCGATGGCATCCCTACCTTAAAGGCATTACAGTCCTTGCTGCTGCCTTACCGGCAATACTTCGACCCCGCTGTCAATGCCAATGCTGTACAGGTCATTCTTTCCGGCAACATCCCGCCGGTAGCTGCCTGGTCAGACTTCGACAAGCTGTTTTTCTTCGATGGCCGTCCAGACAGCATCTACCCTGCTGCCGTAAAATCAAGAGTGGCCCTCGTAAGCACTGACTTTCACCAATACAGCAAATGGAACGGCAAAGGCACCTTTGTGCCTGCAGAACTGGAAAAGATTACCGGCGTGATCAGCAAAGTACATCAGCAGGGCTTTCCTTTCCGCTTCTGGGGCGCTCCTTCTTCCAAATCCTGCTACTATAAACTGATGGACCTCGGCGCAGACGTTATCGGTACCGACTATCCGGAAGAGCTGTATGACGTACTGAAAAACACCGCACGCACCACCGCCGGTAACATGCCTAACCATAACGTATACACGCCTACCTATGCCGCCGACGCCACCCGCATACGCTCCAAAAACGTGATCCTGTTTATCGGAGATGGCACCGGCCTGGCAGAAATGTATGCGGGTTATACCGCCAACAAAGGCGCCCTGAATTTATTCCAGATGCGTCAGCTGGGGCTGTCCAAAACCGCCTCCACAGACAATTACCACACTGATTCCGCTGCCGGCGCCACTGCACTCAGCACCGGTTCTAAAACCAACAACCGCGCTATCGGGATGGACAATACCTATCATGCCATTCCCGTATTGCCCGAAATACTGGCTCCCAAAGGCATCCAGAGCGGTGTCATTGTCACTGAGGAAATTACAGGCGCCACACCTGCCGGTTTCTACGGCCATACTCCCGACCGCGATAACACCCAAACGCTCTACCAGCAGCTGATCAGCAGCAAACTGCAGCTGGCCGTTGGTGGAGGCAAAGAAGAACTTGTTCGCGAGCTGGGCACCAACTACCAACAAACCCTTTCCCAGGCAGGCATCCGTTTTCAGGAAGATTTCAACAGCTGGAATCCTGCCATACAAGGCCGTACCCTCGTGATCCTCTCTGATAAAACCGTTACCTCCATGCGTGATGGCAGAGGTAACTATCTTAAGGAAGCACTGAAAAAAGCACTGCAGCAGCTCGACGCCTCCGGCAAAGGTTTCTTCCTGATGGTAGAAGGCTCCCGCATAGACCATGGTGGCCATGCCAACGATCTCGACTACCTCGTCCGCGAAATGCTGGACTTCGATGATACCATCGGAGAAGCACTTCGTTTTGCTGATAAAGACAAACAAACCACCATCATCGTTACAGCCGACCATGAAACCGGCGGCCTCGCCCTCATGGATGGCAACATCTCCAACGGTACCCTCCGCGGACATTTCGCCACCAATGACCATACCGGTATTCCCGTGATGGTATTCTCCTATGGACCTAATTCACAACTGTTTGGCGGTGTGTATGAGAACAAGGAGATATTTCATAAAATAGTGGAATGTTACCGTAACCGCTGA
- a CDS encoding HAD family phosphatase — MKAFIFDLNGTMINDMEYHLDGWHNMLNKLGANMTREAVRGHMYGKNEELLMRIFGKDRFTLPQMLEIAHEKEVLYQEAFRPHLELIAGLPAFLRQATDTGIPMAIGSAANRFNINFVLDNLQLHDYFNAVVSAEDVATSKPNPEVFLKCAAAIHAAPADCIVFEDAPKGVEAALNAGMQAVVLTTMHTRDEFAAYPNILAFVEDYTDPVLQQLFA; from the coding sequence ATGAAAGCGTTTATTTTCGATCTCAACGGAACCATGATCAACGACATGGAGTATCATCTGGATGGCTGGCACAATATGCTGAACAAACTAGGGGCCAACATGACCAGAGAAGCAGTCAGAGGACATATGTATGGAAAAAATGAGGAACTGCTGATGCGTATCTTCGGAAAAGACCGCTTCACCCTGCCCCAGATGCTGGAGATTGCACATGAAAAGGAAGTGCTGTATCAGGAAGCTTTCCGGCCTCATCTGGAGCTGATTGCGGGTCTTCCGGCTTTCCTCCGCCAGGCCACCGATACGGGTATCCCTATGGCCATCGGATCTGCAGCCAACCGTTTTAATATCAATTTCGTATTGGACAACCTGCAACTGCACGATTATTTCAATGCGGTGGTGAGCGCTGAAGATGTGGCTACCAGCAAACCCAACCCGGAAGTATTTCTGAAATGTGCTGCTGCCATTCATGCAGCGCCGGCAGACTGCATCGTGTTTGAAGATGCTCCCAAAGGAGTGGAGGCAGCCCTTAATGCCGGGATGCAGGCAGTAGTACTAACCACTATGCATACACGTGATGAGTTTGCGGCTTATCCCAATATCCTTGCATTCGTGGAGGATTACACCGATCCGGTGTTGCAACAACTGTTTGCCTGA
- a CDS encoding NUDIX domain-containing protein, which produces MKHNSGQSRMLVAVDCVIFGFDGQDLKLLLIKQNTGPQKNKWGLMSGWLQPGEDFGEAASRMMYDLTGLEDAYLEQVSAFGAELRQPKENTVAVAYLSLLNINASQLQLNDQYQAQWISLQDLPGLVAGQTRMVDAALERLRYKAAIHPLLFELLPAKFTIPQLQILYEAIYDSIFDKRNFSRKILSTNLLVKQKDKEKLSSKRGAFYYKLNKRRYSATFNAFLHFVADPGNLK; this is translated from the coding sequence ATGAAACATAATTCCGGGCAATCCAGGATGCTGGTGGCTGTAGATTGCGTCATCTTTGGTTTTGATGGGCAGGACCTGAAACTTTTGCTGATCAAACAGAATACGGGTCCGCAAAAAAACAAGTGGGGGCTGATGAGTGGATGGCTGCAGCCCGGGGAGGATTTCGGTGAAGCGGCCTCCCGTATGATGTATGACCTGACCGGGTTGGAAGATGCTTATCTCGAACAGGTGTCTGCCTTTGGTGCAGAACTCCGGCAGCCGAAAGAAAATACAGTGGCAGTTGCTTATCTGTCGTTGCTCAATATCAATGCGTCCCAATTGCAGCTCAACGATCAGTATCAGGCACAATGGATATCCCTGCAGGACTTACCCGGCCTGGTTGCCGGACAGACCCGGATGGTGGATGCTGCGTTGGAGCGTTTACGTTATAAGGCAGCTATTCATCCGCTGTTGTTTGAGCTGTTGCCGGCTAAGTTTACAATTCCGCAACTGCAGATCCTCTACGAAGCCATTTACGACAGTATTTTCGACAAACGTAACTTCAGCCGCAAAATCCTTTCTACCAATCTGTTAGTAAAACAAAAAGACAAGGAAAAACTCAGCTCCAAAAGAGGCGCATTTTATTATAAACTCAATAAACGCCGCTATAGCGCTACATTCAACGCTTTCCTTCATTTTGTTGCAGATCCCGGCAATCTGAAATAG
- the queG gene encoding tRNA epoxyqueuosine(34) reductase QueG, with product MNHTLYIKQLAAELGFDHCGIARAEQLDDDARRLESWLNKGMHGNMQYMENHFDKRIDPRKLVEGAQSVITLLFNYFPSQQQRPDAPKVSKYAYGQDYHEVIRARLKTMLLRMQEHIGPVQGRGFVDSAPVLERSWARRSGLGWIGKNGNLIHKQAGSFFFIATLITDIPLDYDSPVGDYCGTCTRCLDACPTGALVAPGVVDGSRCISYFTIELKEQLIPDPTMKGQFDNWMFGCDTCQDVCPWNRFSKAHSEAAFTPVPAILNFSTRDWEDMTEEAFREIFRHSPLKRSKYAGIRRNLQFLQTP from the coding sequence ATGAACCATACCTTATATATCAAGCAGCTGGCGGCGGAGTTGGGATTTGACCACTGCGGTATTGCCAGAGCAGAGCAGCTGGATGATGATGCCCGCAGACTGGAAAGCTGGCTGAATAAGGGTATGCATGGCAACATGCAGTACATGGAGAATCATTTTGACAAACGGATAGATCCGCGCAAACTGGTGGAGGGCGCTCAATCGGTGATCACACTGTTGTTCAACTATTTCCCTTCCCAACAGCAGCGGCCGGATGCACCGAAGGTGTCTAAATATGCATATGGTCAGGATTATCATGAGGTGATACGGGCACGCCTTAAAACCATGCTGTTACGGATGCAGGAGCATATTGGTCCGGTGCAGGGCCGTGGTTTTGTGGATTCGGCGCCGGTATTGGAACGGAGCTGGGCACGGCGTAGCGGTTTGGGCTGGATAGGTAAAAACGGTAATCTGATACATAAGCAGGCCGGGTCTTTCTTTTTTATTGCCACACTGATCACAGATATACCATTGGACTACGACAGTCCGGTAGGTGACTACTGCGGTACTTGTACCCGTTGCCTGGATGCCTGTCCTACCGGTGCCCTGGTAGCTCCGGGCGTAGTAGACGGCAGCAGATGTATTTCCTATTTTACGATAGAGCTGAAGGAACAGCTGATCCCCGACCCTACTATGAAGGGCCAGTTTGATAATTGGATGTTTGGTTGTGATACCTGCCAGGACGTTTGTCCGTGGAACCGTTTTTCTAAAGCCCATTCAGAAGCTGCTTTCACGCCGGTACCGGCCATTCTGAATTTCAGCACCCGTGACTGGGAGGATATGACAGAAGAAGCTTTCCGGGAAATTTTCCGGCATTCCCCTTTAAAACGCAGCAAGTACGCCGGTATACGCCGGAACCTTCAGTTTCTGCAGACACCATAA
- a CDS encoding DUF4350 domain-containing protein produces MKRFFLSVLSCLTAFTATAQQAHKRMTVTLDYHYNYEHKKDKEGKMVRWHYIWNEEDPGGLSVWGHIFDSLGISRDTLHDEPTAVNLRNSDIYMIIDPDTEQESPNPHYMTPAAAQTIYNWVKAGGVLVLLENDSLNAEFDHFNRLSEKFGIHFNGDSRNRVQGRNWEQGAFVLPPDHEIFAGVGKVYIKELSTMTIKAPARAVFKDGDHVIMAVAKVGKGTVFAVGDPWFYNEYVDGKRLPAEYHNYQAAAALTAWLQKQVPVRR; encoded by the coding sequence ATGAAACGCTTTTTTCTGTCTGTATTAAGCTGCCTGACAGCTTTTACCGCCACCGCCCAGCAGGCACATAAAAGGATGACCGTTACCCTCGACTATCATTATAACTATGAGCATAAAAAGGATAAAGAGGGCAAAATGGTCCGCTGGCACTATATCTGGAACGAAGAAGACCCGGGCGGCCTGTCGGTCTGGGGCCATATCTTCGACTCACTCGGCATCAGCAGAGACACCCTGCATGATGAACCCACAGCGGTCAATCTGCGTAACTCGGATATCTATATGATCATTGACCCGGATACAGAGCAGGAATCGCCCAACCCGCATTATATGACACCAGCTGCCGCCCAAACAATTTACAACTGGGTGAAAGCCGGCGGAGTACTGGTATTACTGGAAAACGATTCCCTGAATGCGGAGTTTGACCATTTTAACCGGCTCAGTGAAAAATTCGGGATTCATTTTAATGGCGACAGCCGCAACCGGGTACAGGGCCGTAACTGGGAACAGGGAGCCTTTGTGTTGCCCCCGGACCATGAGATCTTCGCAGGGGTAGGCAAAGTATACATCAAGGAACTTTCAACCATGACCATAAAAGCCCCGGCCAGGGCTGTTTTCAAGGATGGCGATCATGTTATCATGGCCGTGGCTAAAGTGGGCAAGGGTACTGTTTTCGCTGTAGGAGATCCCTGGTTCTATAATGAATATGTAGATGGGAAAAGGCTTCCGGCTGAATACCACAACTATCAGGCTGCCGCAGCCCTGACGGCCTGGCTCCAAAAACAGGTGCCTGTCCGCCGTTAG